A single genomic interval of Nerophis ophidion isolate RoL-2023_Sa linkage group LG11, RoL_Noph_v1.0, whole genome shotgun sequence harbors:
- the LOC133562263 gene encoding zymogen granule membrane protein 16-like has product MIVHLFLCMLCTTCLAQLPFQDHYSFSPTVGSGSGTSFATQGTGRITAVRVWELNSAYIVGLQLRYDYIWTNQIGRTVGQPLEMILHPGEKIIQVSGKYFTSNFIYQLIFVTSTGRSLIAGQPTQTSFNFYPTYPDAELRILSGRFNGAGITGLGAHWGLINPDGAVNPNSTSTG; this is encoded by the exons ATGATTGTGCACCTGTTCCTGTGCATGCTCTGTACAACTTGCCTGGCACAACTAC CATTCCAGGACCATTACTCTTTCTCCCCAACGGTTGGAAGTGGTAGTGGAACGTCATTTGCGACACAAGGAACCGGTAGAATCACAGCAGTTCGGGTTTGGGAGCTAAATTCCGCTTACATCGTTGG ACTTCAATTGCGCTATGACTATATTTGGACTAATCAAATCGGCCGAACAGTTGGCCAACCACTGGAAATGATACTGCACCCAGGAGAAAAAATTATTCAG GTGTCTGGTAAATACTTCACCTCCAACTTCATCTATCAGCTGATATTTGTGACCAGCACAGGCCGCAGTTTGATCGCTGGCCAGCCTACACAG ACCTCCTTTAACTTTTACCCCACTTACCCGGATGCCGAGCTCCGAATCCTGAGTGGCCGTTTCAACGGGGCTGGAATCACTGGACTGGGAGCTCATTGGGGATTGATCAACCCAGATGGAGCGGTGAACCCAAATAGCACTTCCACGGGCTAA